In the genome of Populus trichocarpa isolate Nisqually-1 chromosome 10, P.trichocarpa_v4.1, whole genome shotgun sequence, the window AAACTCCAAAGATTCTAAATCATCATGCTGCTCAATACTCAGCTTAAACTTGTCCCTTTTCATGTTTTCATTAAGAACTAAAATATAAGAACGGGCTTCTGAGCTATACCCGCCACCTGAAAGAAAAGGTGCCATCCATAAAACACAGTGAGAGGGCAAGGAAATGTGATTTGGTAGATGGGTTTTGGTTTGAATAAAGAAACCATAAGTGTTACTTAAAATAAGTAGggtttgattttgatgtgagTGTTGATTTTAGGTGTGAAGCAGTGTCTTGTCTTGGTGGAACTTAATGAGATTGCTGAAAAGAGGATGAGGACTGATGAACAGTAGGGTTTGAAGGGTTTTGGTCTTCTTGTTGGCCGTGGATGGTTGTTTTCAAGGGAATCCATGGTAGTTGACTAATGTGAAATTTAGAGCTctaaaaagtaaaagtaaaaactatgtgtgtgtgtatttcatAGAGGAACATAGCTAAATGTAAATCTACTCTTATGCTCTCTTTATTCAATAGAAAgtggttttttaaaagttatttttaaaagtttattgtgTTTGTCTATTAAAAgttacttaataaaaaatatttttcaaccaaaaaaaattgaattgattttcaaaaaaagtattttctttttaatttaaacgaatatacttttcaaaaacggtgagaaaataaaaaatatattattatttgttaattatatcaaatttaattcttaatttttttattgctatatattttattttgattttttttaattttattttttagaatttgatttaatttaaacttttaaacaactttagtcctcattctttttattgttatttgtttttatcttattatttttttatttaaaattttttatctatcatatttgatcccaatttttttattgttatttattttatttaaaataatttataaaattaaatttatttttttaatttcattatctttcaatttttttatttgtcatatttgatctttattttttttattgttatttattttacttgaaataatttataagattagattttttttaatttcagcattctttattttttttattatatttaattcttattcttttaataaattattttaaaaaattaaacattaattatttttcagtttatttttcatgacatggtaaaacacaaaaaaaatattttttgattatttttcataagaataattaactttttataaaaactattttaaaaacaaaaacttattttccgGCAAATAAACAGCCGTAATGTTATGTTGCTTTGGAAATGGCATGGCATCCAAAGAACATTTGTTGGTGTTCACAAATAATTGGGCACTACTGGAGGATTTGTTTCAAAGGGGCTGTCCAATTTGAGAGGTATGTGCCCCACACATGCTGGTGGGTGCTTGAATGTGTGAGCCCCCCGCAGCCTCCCACGGCTTTTGATTATGCTTGAAAAGGGACGCATTTCAGCAATTAGAATGTGTTAAGCTAAAGTAAAATCTCCTGTACCACAAGATATTAACATAATCATTAAGGGTACATTACATTACgagtttgtttggtattgtggtagctattgtggttgtggtttaaaaaaaattgttttataaaaaatacttttaattgaaattggtttgaaaaaatagatgtttggttaaaactgtggttgaaattgagattaaagaaaaaatagtttaatgtgtttggttaaaaatgcttttgaaattgaggttataaaataattttaaaatatatatattaatattgatggttttaaatttaaatattatagaattaactactcttattacatcatgaaataaataatacttgatataaaatattttttattattctattaaactatttataatttcattacatacaaaattcatccgataaaaactacagttttcataactttgtgagcgtgtaataaaatcagataaaatattatcaggtataaaattaatattacagtgcgagtgaatttaatttactctatactagtttttcaaaaaaaaaaaaatttcacatcaCAATGCGTGTGTATTTAATTTActctaaactaatttttttttcaaaaaaaaactcttaaaaaaattaacagacttaaaaaaaaaaaaaaaaaaaaactaaattgtgcacagtgcaattcactaAACAGTGTGCCTACCACATGTTGAAACTCTCAAACAAAAGCAGGATTTTACTGCTTCGGCAAAATTGTGGTCTGCCGCATTTAAATGGTGGGacccatgttttttattttcagtgcGTTTTTGAAGAAACGCGTTGCCAAACGGATTCTACATGTCACGTATCTTAAAATGGATTTTAGTTCCCACTGTTtattcttctgttttttttggtTCAGGTTATACACATTATTTTGGAAATACAGAAACTGAACAGCTTTTGATGCAGGCAGAAAGACAATGGCCAGGGTATCAGTACGTATGTAGAAAAGCTTCTACATCTTTGACCAGAAGCGGCTCAAGCTTGCTTCTATTGAACCATGTGGCTCGTCGGTAGGTAGAAAAACATCATCATTAAACTGCAGGATTCATCATGGACATCATTGTTGTTAGTTCGATTATTCAGCGAACAAATTTATCTTTAAGTTCAAACTGACGTGATTTTCATGCTGTAAGAAACTCAAACATGATATACTCCAATCATCAAGGAACCTAGAGTTCTACCTTCACAATGGTGTTTTCCTTGCTTGATATGTTAACCGGTAGGAAATGGATATTTGGCATTTTTAGTTGGATGGATGATATGTCAGGAAATCTGCAGAGATCGCAATATAAGAAGCTATTCATGTCGACGAGTGTGTCGATAATGAGTTTGAATGTGATTAAGAAGAGAGGGACCTGTTGAGTACAGCCTTTGCCATTTGAAAAAGAGTCCTTTGAACAGATGCACTGTATACGCCTTCCTTAGGAGGACCAAAGAAAGTGTTGGCCAAAGATTTTTTCACATCCAAATATCTCTCTGTAAAGTATAGTGGGTTCTTGGGGATGCTAGATGCAGATTCATAGGAATACCTGCGTAGACAGTCAGAAATATGCCTGACTTGACGCTCAAAAGGTCAACATACTATTACTTAACTGTAACCAAATAGAGCGAAGGGGTCTGTCAAGAACATTTATCATCCATCGACATATACCAGCAATTCTCCTAGatcaaattattaaagaaattggaaaaaCTTGCCTCCACAATGCAGTGACTTCTGTTGCCAGCATCCTCTCTCGAGTTTCAGGCAGAGCTGTATACTGATCCCTAATAAACCCTTCAAAACCAGACTGTTCGTAGCATAAACACCAAAAGGACATCAAATAAACGGTTTTTTCTCAGCTTTGAAGAAATTCTGAGTGCTCATTCAGAAAAGATCAAATAGAGGTTACTTTACCATGGTTGTCTTCAGCACGGACAATCCTTCTATACCAGAAGTCAGCTTTAGAACACCAGACTTCTGTACTGTTACCTCAGCTGTATGCTTCTCAGATCCAAGTTTGAAACCTTCAGAAGAGTAGAATTAATAACTCAATTCAAACCAATACATATTTCTTTAAGTTCCCAAAAATCAGAGGATCTTGAAATGAAAAGGGAGGAGCGAATTATATCCGTGAAGATATGTCAAGATGCATTCCATTTTGATTGTTTTCTGAGAAGTTTAGAAATGATGTACTTGCTTTCATAAATTCACAATAATGTTCTAACCTAGAGGCTCTGGAATTACCATGTTCGTGTGGCTGCCCATTTATGTGCACACGCTCCCACGGCTTCTCCACTATCTTTACAATAGCAGTAGTTACCTACAAAATGttcaaaagagaagaagaggtCTGCATTAATCAAATAACTAAACATCATTACAAGACAAAACCATGAGAAAGGATTCATGCATGAGAATTAAATATAAGAAGCTGTTCCAGGTTCATCCTCTAACTGTATAGAACAAAACCAAGCTCTTAACAACAAGACTTGAGAAATCAAGTTTAGGAGCCTTCAAATGCTAGTGGCGTAACTCAGCAGTTCCTTATCCCCGTGTTTTCAACAGTAACAATCTCAATTGCAAAAGTAATTACCTGTTTGTAAAATGATGTGAAGTGCCTAGCAAGCAGAATCGCAAAGTTCTCTGCCGAAAGCTGTTCTGAACATTCCTTTGCTTTCACATATACCTGCGTTACAGGTAACCTTTAAAATGATTACAACCAAACTTCAATTGCTGTTTGATAAACAAGAACTGCCAGTAATATCACAAGAAAAGCTTTCATAACACGTCTCCTGATTTATAACGATGATTTTACACACAAAGTAACCATCGCTTTGAGAAGCTAAAAAGAGTTTCCTACACTAGATCATAGAGCCACAACAAAGCATTATTGCTTCATAAATCACAATCCAAATTTAGATGCTCAAATATCATAAATCATATCACTAACCTAAGTAATTCCATGCATCCTTACCACTTAAATCAGGCATAAGAACACATGCATCTTGAAGGGATCCATTCCCTAACTCAAATCAAGCCATCCAAGCCTTTAACAAAATccttaaaaacccaaaaacaagaaacaaaaatagaaaaaaaaaaaaaagttgctgaCTTGatgacaaaagaaaaggacatcTTACACAAAGAGGCAAACTAGGTTAACTAGCTAACAATCAAGATGAAGTTACTTATCTTTACATCACTgataaaccaaaaacaaatctgaatctaaaaaaaaaaagaaattctggGTGAGAAGATGTACAGTGTTTTTCATGGTATCAGTGGCAACGATATCAGAGTTATCATCACGAACATAGGAGTTGACACAATCAGATAACAGGATGATGCTAACACCCCATTCCACCATGGAATGAATATGATCTGATTTGTTCCTCCAAACCCTTGCAACTCTCACTCTAGCTTTGCCATGTCTCTGCTCGAAATTGAACCCATCTAACTCGTTGGCCATGACTCGGAGCTTGATATTCTGGAAGGTTTAGGGGCAAAAGAGGACTCACCGTTATATAGGTGAAGATGCGAAATAATAGACAGTGGTTCTCTGTTACTGCGGGCTGGCAAACGATGTTTTCTGTACAATcgtattttaaaagaataatttattttatttttaaattatatatttttaaattattttaatatattaatatcaaaaataaattttaaaaaatattatttaaatatatttcaaaataaaaaaaatatttttaaaaatgactttTACCAAATTTAAACTGGTGGTCGTGTACGCAAGGGTCAAGGAACTATTATGATAAGGTGATCATAAAAAATCCAACTAATTCCATCGAAAATATTAGTTGATGATGTGATTTATAGTTAACCCAGCGAAATCcaatgttgatttttatttttattttttattttcttttttaaattaattttaatttacaaatcaagttttaaaattataattataaaatctaagtCGAAAATTGAACACTTGAGCACAATTTGAATGagatgatttataaaataacGAGTcagcttaaattttatttttaataaataatttaaacaatattattttattaaaaaaataaaataaaacaattcagATTAAAATTAAGCTTGGGTGACCCGTCAAGctagattaaattttataattattcttaaaatactaattttttttatactgcaACGTGATTGgtgaatttttcaaattaatcataTACTAACTTAAAAAGTTAGgactaaaatagaaaaactcttCGAACAATGGATTTGGTGAAGTGTGGGATGTAAACAGGAAATGGAAAAGTCAATAAACTTATTAAGAATTGATTCTTCTTTTTCGGGGGAGTATTAATATAGTTTTAAGAAtgtattcaattgtttttgtattttaaaagttattttaaaaaaaataaaattaattttttctttacctcaaattaatattttttttgtgtttgtaaattattttaaagtgttaatattaaaaataaattttaaataataaacaatattattttaattatttttaaataaaaaatattttaaaaaataaaacaacagacCGAAACTAACTGTTTAAAAACCGGTTAAGTGAATTCTATGTGCTGAGACGGCGGCGAGAATGCGAGCGTGGCAACATTATCAGATGCTGTCATCATCTtctgtgggttttttttttaaattaattctttgtGTTTTTGGGCGGATGTTGACTTGAACAATCTAGGTGTCATGACTTTGTTAAACTTATCTTCCTTTTACGTCTGTACCACGGTTTGGGTGAGGTAACTATAATTGATTtgagatattgtttttttttatttttaataacaagaaattaaaatgattaaaaaatattaaatcaatattttttatataaaaaccacaaaacaaataaaatagaaggCATAGACATTGTAGCATACtacatatttttctattcatcGCTACAGCGTGGTGACCTTTTTGTTCTTCTCGggaaaaattgtcattttttaaccaaggcatttttatcttttcatacgATACACTGGTCATTATAGATTTGTTTggggtattttttatattcaatatatttatggacaataaaaagaaaccaaaatacccctaggataaaaaaaaaaaaaaactaacattgtACGGCAGGGGTGttgttgtctttttcttttttagaatacaataaaattacgTATATGACCTtaaggacaaaaaaattatgtcattgAAACAAGGGTACTGGTGTCTTTTTctcacatcatcatcatcatcatcattattattattattggtttgGTTGAGTGTTGTAACATGATTTAccattttatttgtgatttttaaatgcaaaaagtTGTTGGCGCGTGGGAGACATCGCCCACTTTGAGCAGCACTTGCGGTGTCTCCTGATGGTGTAGGATGAGTTTATGTTGTCTCATTTGGTTC includes:
- the LOC7491607 gene encoding uricase-2 isozyme 1; its protein translation is MANELDGFNFEQRHGKARVRVARVWRNKSDHIHSMVEWGVSIILLSDCVNSYVRDDNSDIVATDTMKNTVYVKAKECSEQLSAENFAILLARHFTSFYKQVTTAIVKIVEKPWERVHINGQPHEHGFKLGSEKHTAEVTVQKSGVLKLTSGIEGLSVLKTTMSGFEGFIRDQYTALPETRERMLATEVTALWRYSYESASSIPKNPLYFTERYLDVKKSLANTFFGPPKEGVYSASVQRTLFQMAKAVLNRFPDISSIQLKMPNIHFLPVNISSKENTIVKFNDDVFLPTDEPHGSIEASLSRFWSKM